In a genomic window of Lycium ferocissimum isolate CSIRO_LF1 chromosome 9, AGI_CSIRO_Lferr_CH_V1, whole genome shotgun sequence:
- the LOC132069392 gene encoding uncharacterized protein LOC132069392, producing MDSSEFKSELNNLCTENDDPKMKRQVRCQHGVLLKMQISWSRNNPGRRFWTCPFYGDKKCKFFEWRDDPIDERSKFVIHKLIKKMEEQAVELKKKMAEEVGLTKEMEEGESSCIDGVIGNDNSEMAIGNENVTTNEEMKVLKVEEEMKVSKLEEEMKVMKLEEEKKGRCFTINKFLFLCMFFGVVIWFI from the exons ATGGATTCTAGTG AGTTCAAATCGGAGTTGAACAATCTTTGTACTGAAAATGACGATCCAAAGATGAAGCGTCAAGTGCGATGCCAACACGGAGTATTATTAAAAATGCAGATTTCTTGGTCTCGTAATAATCCCGGAAGAAGATTTTGGACATGCCCATTCTATGGg GATAAGAAATGTAAGTTCTTTGAGTGGAGGGATGATCCTATTGATGAAAGGTCTAAGTTTGTTATTCACAAATTGATTAAGAAAATGGAAGAGCAAGCAgtggaattgaagaagaaaatggcGGAAGAAGTTGGTTTGACAAAGGAAATGGAAGAAGGAGAGTCTTCTTGCATTGATGGAGTTATTGGTAATGACAATAGTGAAATGGCCATCGGTAATGAGAATGTCACTACAAATGAAGAGATGAAAGTGTTAaaggttgaagaagagatgaaagtgtcaaagcttgaagaagagatgaaagtgaTGAAGcttgaagaagagaagaagggTAGATGCTTTACTATTaacaagtttttgtttttgtgtatGTTCTTTGGTGTTGTTATTtggtttatttag